A single Candidatus Liberibacter asiaticus DNA region contains:
- the serS gene encoding serine--tRNA ligase produces MLDIQWIRQNPEHLDIALKKRHLEPQSEYILSLDEKNRILIKKIEDIRARRNSNSAQIGQAIAEGNLSLVDALKNETSTLKEQLPILEKEEHEVCSSLKKLISCIPNVPLEEVPIGTSANENILIRSVGKKPSAIHLSREHFEIGEALGLMDFDRATKLSGARFSVLTGHLAHLERALGQFMIDLHTSEHGYTEVSAPLLVRDEAMYGTGQIPKFADDMFCTTDGRWLIPTSEVSLTNLYSHEIIESKSLPLRFTTLAPSFRSEAGSAGRDTRGMLRQHQFWKCELVSITREEDSFTEHERMLSCAEEILKRLDLHYRVVSLCTGDLGFSACKTYDLEVWLAGQNLYREISSCSTCGNFQSRRMNSRYRDPNSKSLKFTHTLNGSGVAVGRCLIAILENYLNADGSVTIPTVLRPYMNNLAVIKKEHILE; encoded by the coding sequence ATGTTGGATATACAATGGATTCGCCAAAATCCAGAACATCTTGATATAGCTTTGAAAAAACGCCATCTTGAGCCTCAATCTGAATACATTTTATCGTTAGATGAAAAAAATCGCATCTTGATCAAAAAAATTGAAGATATAAGAGCGCGTCGTAATTCCAATTCTGCACAAATTGGACAAGCTATAGCAGAAGGCAATCTATCTCTTGTTGATGCACTCAAAAATGAAACTTCTACTCTCAAAGAACAGCTACCTATACTAGAAAAGGAAGAACATGAAGTGTGTTCTTCATTAAAAAAGCTGATTTCTTGTATCCCTAATGTTCCTTTAGAAGAAGTTCCTATAGGAACAAGTGCAAATGAAAACATTTTGATACGTTCCGTGGGCAAAAAGCCAAGTGCAATACATCTATCAAGAGAACATTTTGAAATCGGCGAAGCACTCGGCTTGATGGATTTTGATCGGGCTACTAAACTATCAGGAGCGCGTTTTTCGGTATTAACAGGTCACCTTGCCCATTTAGAAAGAGCATTAGGTCAATTTATGATCGATCTTCATACTTCAGAACATGGTTATACTGAAGTATCTGCTCCTTTATTAGTCCGTGATGAAGCAATGTATGGTACAGGACAAATTCCAAAGTTTGCAGATGATATGTTTTGCACAACCGATGGACGCTGGCTTATCCCAACTTCCGAAGTAAGCTTAACTAATCTCTATTCTCATGAAATAATAGAATCTAAATCTCTACCTTTACGTTTTACGACTTTAGCACCTTCTTTTAGATCAGAAGCAGGATCTGCCGGTCGAGATACTCGTGGCATGTTAAGACAACACCAGTTTTGGAAATGCGAACTTGTCTCTATAACTAGAGAAGAAGATTCCTTCACAGAACATGAACGTATGCTATCTTGCGCAGAAGAAATTCTTAAAAGATTAGATTTGCATTATCGGGTCGTATCATTATGCACTGGAGATCTTGGCTTTAGTGCCTGTAAAACCTATGACTTAGAAGTATGGTTAGCGGGTCAAAACCTCTATCGCGAGATTTCGTCTTGTTCCACTTGTGGAAACTTTCAATCAAGACGGATGAATTCTCGATACCGCGATCCAAATAGCAAATCTTTAAAATTTACACATACACTTAATGGATCAGGAGTAGCGGTAGGACGTTGCTTGATTGCAATTTTAGAAAACTACCTTAATGCAGACGGTTCCGTTACCATTCCAACT
- a CDS encoding type II toxin-antitoxin system RatA family toxin has product MYHFTADRIVNHSSQQMLSLVSDIERYPEFVPLCKKVVIHERDNYGENEVLVASMTINYACMQREFMTQVRINQKEHYIAVKHIKNLFNFLENHWHFEEISESKCKVHFSIKYELKNRLFDMMLKAIFDPSFLSFAKAFEERAHKIYHLPSL; this is encoded by the coding sequence ATGTATCATTTTACAGCTGACCGTATTGTAAATCATAGCTCTCAACAAATGCTTAGTTTAGTAAGCGATATAGAAAGATATCCCGAGTTTGTGCCACTTTGTAAAAAAGTTGTTATCCATGAGCGTGACAACTACGGGGAAAACGAAGTACTAGTTGCAAGCATGACGATAAACTATGCGTGTATGCAAAGAGAGTTTATGACACAGGTACGAATCAATCAAAAGGAACATTACATTGCGGTTAAACATATAAAAAATCTGTTCAATTTTTTAGAAAATCATTGGCATTTTGAAGAAATTTCCGAAAGTAAATGCAAAGTACACTTCTCTATAAAATATGAACTCAAAAATCGTCTTTTCGACATGATGCTCAAAGCAATATTCGATCCCTCTTTCTTGTCTTTTGCAAAAGCATTTGAAGAAAGAGCGCATAAAATATACCATCTCCCTTCTCTTTAA
- the lipA gene encoding lipoyl synthase, giving the protein MVTVFDTINKKKHVLHATPNAERLRHPEKIHKPDTEKMQKPDWIRVRAPVSSGYKETYNILRSRNLTTVCEEAGCPNIGECWNKNHATFMILGAICTRACTFCNVATGKPQPLDPQEPENISWAVRSMKLSHVVITSVDRDDLDDGGAQHFAEVISAIRESAPSTTIEVLTPDFLRKPHALEKVVSAKPDVFNHNLETVASNYLMVRPGARYFHSLRLLQRVKELDPLIFTKSGIMLGLGETRNEILQLMDDLRTADVDFLTMGQYLQPTRKHHKVESFVTPQDFKSYETIAYSKGFLMVSASPLTRSSYHAGDDFLRLKNNRRQHLHE; this is encoded by the coding sequence ATGGTCACGGTTTTTGATACAATTAACAAGAAAAAACATGTCTTACATGCTACTCCAAATGCAGAAAGATTGCGGCACCCTGAAAAAATACACAAACCTGATACAGAGAAAATGCAAAAACCTGATTGGATTCGTGTGCGCGCACCTGTATCATCAGGATATAAAGAAACTTACAACATACTGCGATCTCGTAACTTAACTACTGTTTGTGAAGAAGCAGGTTGTCCTAATATCGGAGAATGCTGGAATAAAAATCATGCTACTTTCATGATTCTAGGAGCGATTTGTACGAGAGCTTGCACATTCTGTAATGTTGCAACAGGAAAACCGCAACCATTAGATCCTCAAGAGCCAGAAAATATATCGTGGGCTGTTAGATCCATGAAACTATCTCATGTGGTTATTACGTCAGTCGATCGTGATGATTTAGACGATGGAGGAGCACAACACTTTGCAGAAGTCATTTCTGCTATCAGAGAATCTGCACCATCTACAACCATTGAGGTGCTTACCCCTGATTTTTTACGTAAACCTCATGCCTTAGAAAAAGTCGTTTCAGCAAAGCCTGATGTTTTTAATCACAATCTTGAAACGGTAGCATCAAATTATCTGATGGTTCGTCCTGGAGCCCGCTATTTTCATTCACTGAGATTACTGCAACGCGTAAAAGAATTAGATCCTCTTATTTTTACTAAGTCGGGTATCATGTTAGGACTTGGAGAAACAAGAAACGAAATATTGCAGTTAATGGATGATTTGCGTACAGCTGACGTCGATTTTTTAACTATGGGACAATATTTACAACCAACACGTAAACATCACAAAGTAGAATCTTTTGTGACTCCACAAGACTTTAAATCCTATGAAACTATTGCGTATAGCAAGGGGTTTTTGATGGTTTCTGCCAGTCCCCTTACCCGCTCTTCTTATCATGCAGGCGATGATTTTTTACGTTTGAAAAATAATCGTAGACAACATTTGCATGAATAA